Proteins encoded in a region of the Peptococcus niger genome:
- the murI gene encoding glutamate racemase: MRPVAIFDSGIGGLTVMHEAMERLPDLPVIFYADQAHVPYGNKTPDMIRRYMHQMMADLAPYHVQALLLACNTATSAAAEDLRATADIPIIGMEPAVKPAVLQEAPGQKILVSATDLTLRLDKLNRLIDDLGAGERICRVSFQKLVQFAEQGDFDSPAVYRYLEDQLSPFDMREVGALVLGCTHFIYYKPVFKALLPPSVDVLDGNEGTVKRLQSLLTYDPVGEGGHTSSHPIFLVSGKPANEQQTMFFHRCLDRLKNC, from the coding sequence ATGAGACCGGTTGCCATTTTTGATTCAGGCATTGGCGGCTTGACCGTGATGCATGAGGCGATGGAACGCCTCCCTGATTTACCGGTGATTTTTTATGCGGATCAGGCGCATGTCCCATATGGCAACAAGACGCCGGATATGATTCGACGTTATATGCATCAGATGATGGCGGACTTGGCGCCTTATCATGTCCAAGCCCTTCTTTTGGCCTGCAATACGGCCACCAGTGCTGCTGCCGAGGACTTGCGCGCCACTGCTGATATTCCAATCATCGGTATGGAACCGGCGGTAAAACCTGCCGTGCTGCAGGAAGCGCCGGGACAAAAAATTTTAGTCAGTGCGACAGATTTGACCTTGCGCTTAGACAAGCTCAACCGCTTAATTGATGATTTGGGCGCAGGAGAGCGGATTTGTCGTGTTTCATTTCAAAAACTGGTTCAGTTTGCTGAACAAGGGGATTTTGACAGTCCGGCAGTATACCGCTATCTGGAGGACCAGCTCTCGCCGTTTGACATGCGTGAGGTTGGTGCCCTAGTTTTGGGCTGTACACATTTTATTTATTACAAACCTGTTTTTAAGGCCCTTTTGCCGCCATCTGTTGATGTTTTGGATGGCAATGAAGGAACCGTCAAAAGATTGCAGAGCTTGCTGACCTATGACCCTGTAGGCGAAGGTGGCCACACATCATCGCACCCGATTTTTTTAGTGTCGGGAAAACCGGCAAATGAGCAGCAAACAATGTTTTTCCATAGGTGTTTGGATCGCTTGAAAAATTGCTAG
- a CDS encoding diacylglycerol/lipid kinase family protein, with amino-acid sequence MLFVINPAAGRSSLRDTLMSVVKIFSDADYLVTLYITKCSRDGQAQVAAWAHQYDVVVCAGGDGTLNEVVNGILSNGADVPLGYIPVGTTNDFATSHQLSRIPRQAAQHIVDGQPFGHDIGEFNGVYFTYVAACGLFSDVSFSTPQALKNAFGRFAYYFEGARKIQEITQDFPLNLTVDGEEINGKYCFLAIANSLSLGGVLQFPENLVSLSDGILEVLAIRAPQNPIEFHNLMRAMVEKDYNNNLIRCIHGKEIRVQSDIPLAWTLDGESGGEHTDVTIRVCKQQIRLIY; translated from the coding sequence ATGCTATTTGTGATTAATCCTGCTGCTGGACGCAGCAGTTTACGCGACACGTTAATGAGTGTGGTGAAGATTTTTTCAGATGCGGATTACCTGGTAACGCTTTATATCACGAAGTGCTCCAGAGATGGACAGGCGCAGGTGGCTGCTTGGGCCCATCAATATGACGTCGTGGTCTGCGCCGGTGGTGACGGCACCTTAAATGAGGTTGTCAACGGTATTCTGTCAAACGGAGCAGATGTACCACTTGGTTATATCCCCGTCGGCACAACGAATGACTTTGCCACCAGCCATCAGCTGAGCCGTATTCCACGACAAGCGGCACAACATATTGTGGACGGTCAACCATTTGGCCATGATATTGGTGAATTTAACGGGGTTTATTTTACATATGTGGCGGCTTGTGGCCTGTTTTCTGATGTTTCCTTCTCAACGCCACAAGCCTTGAAAAATGCCTTTGGACGTTTCGCTTATTACTTTGAAGGGGCGCGAAAAATTCAGGAAATCACCCAGGATTTTCCTCTAAATCTGACCGTTGATGGGGAAGAAATCAATGGCAAATATTGTTTTTTGGCCATTGCCAACTCTTTGTCTCTTGGCGGCGTTCTTCAATTCCCTGAAAATCTGGTTTCCCTTTCAGATGGTATTTTAGAAGTTCTAGCAATACGCGCACCGCAAAATCCAATTGAATTTCACAATTTGATGCGGGCCATGGTGGAGAAAGATTACAACAATAACTTGATCCGTTGTATTCATGGGAAAGAAATACGCGTACAGAGTGATATTCCTTTAGCTTGGACGCTTGACGGCGAATCCGGAGGGGAGCATACGGATGTCACCATTCGTGTCTGCAAACAACAGATTCGATTGATTTACTAA
- the mtnA gene encoding S-methyl-5-thioribose-1-phosphate isomerase, giving the protein MKGNFKSLPPALSYDPSTNTMIIIDQTALPGRLSLKKLTTIDDVFYAIKNMEVRGAPLIGLTAAYGLLLYANTIRTDDRLFFWSQMKSAANYLKSARPTAVNLFRDVDCVMSVFRTLAGAPVEKIIDEIKFRVGILKEAIIKQENAIGKTGAAFLKDGDTVMTYCNAGALATGGKKGTALAPIYTGHEMGLNLSVIACETRPVLQGMRLTAFELAKNNVPVQVICDNMAATVMKQQPIAAIFVGADRIAANGDVANKIGTYGLATLALAHQVPFYVCAPTSTLDLDLPSGDAIPIEQRDGAELTDLWFASSMAVQTASVYNPSFDVTPYHMITGGIITENGFWKPEAHHG; this is encoded by the coding sequence ATGAAAGGAAACTTTAAATCGCTACCTCCGGCTTTATCGTATGACCCATCTACCAATACGATGATCATCATCGATCAAACGGCTTTGCCTGGCCGCCTGTCTCTAAAAAAATTGACGACCATTGATGATGTTTTCTATGCCATTAAAAATATGGAAGTGCGGGGCGCTCCGCTTATTGGGCTAACAGCAGCTTACGGTTTACTGCTGTACGCCAATACAATCCGAACCGACGACCGCCTCTTCTTTTGGAGCCAAATGAAATCGGCTGCAAATTACTTAAAAAGCGCACGCCCCACTGCAGTGAATCTTTTTCGGGACGTTGACTGCGTTATGTCTGTGTTTCGTACATTGGCAGGTGCACCAGTTGAAAAAATTATTGATGAGATTAAATTTCGTGTGGGGATTTTAAAAGAAGCAATCATCAAACAAGAGAATGCCATCGGAAAGACCGGGGCAGCTTTCTTGAAAGATGGCGACACGGTCATGACCTATTGTAATGCAGGGGCACTGGCAACCGGCGGTAAAAAAGGAACCGCTTTGGCGCCTATTTATACAGGTCATGAAATGGGGTTAAACTTATCGGTCATCGCTTGTGAAACCCGGCCTGTTTTACAGGGGATGCGCCTCACGGCATTTGAATTGGCGAAAAATAATGTTCCCGTACAAGTCATTTGCGACAACATGGCGGCCACGGTCATGAAACAACAACCCATTGCCGCAATTTTTGTCGGCGCAGACCGCATTGCTGCAAACGGTGATGTGGCAAATAAAATAGGTACCTATGGGCTAGCCACCCTGGCCCTTGCGCACCAGGTACCTTTTTATGTCTGCGCCCCAACCTCTACATTAGATCTGGATCTGCCATCGGGAGACGCCATACCGATTGAACAGCGGGATGGTGCAGAATTGACGGATTTATGGTTTGCCTCGAGCATGGCCGTTCAAACCGCATCGGTTTACAATCCTTCATTTGATGTCACCCCTTATCACATGATTACAGGCGGAATTATTACAGAAAACGGATTTTGGAAACCGGAGGCCCATCATGGTTGA
- the yqeK gene encoding bis(5'-nucleosyl)-tetraphosphatase (symmetrical) YqeK: MDDTAYLAILNRELGPKRVAHCQRVAETAVALAHKNHANERSAYIAGLMHDYAKKFDSRRLLEIASEADLVTDPCELKVPSLLHGAVGAYLLKKENIVQDEAALQAMARHTVGCAHMSLLDKVIYVADYIEPGRTTPGVESVRKAAFKDLDQGVWLSLTHSLTWLLREKQIIHPQSIQMYNWLLSEVVTVPRA; this comes from the coding sequence ATGGATGACACAGCATACCTTGCCATATTGAATCGTGAATTAGGACCAAAACGCGTTGCGCATTGTCAGCGCGTTGCCGAAACAGCTGTGGCTTTGGCGCATAAAAATCATGCCAACGAACGCTCTGCCTACATTGCCGGCTTGATGCATGATTATGCCAAAAAATTCGATTCCCGTCGGTTATTGGAAATTGCTTCTGAGGCCGACCTGGTGACAGACCCTTGTGAGCTGAAAGTGCCGAGCTTATTGCACGGGGCTGTCGGAGCTTATCTTTTAAAAAAGGAAAATATTGTTCAGGATGAAGCAGCCTTACAAGCCATGGCGCGCCATACAGTTGGCTGTGCGCACATGTCTTTATTGGATAAAGTGATTTACGTGGCAGACTATATTGAACCCGGTCGGACAACGCCGGGAGTAGAGTCTGTACGAAAAGCGGCCTTTAAAGATCTTGATCAAGGTGTATGGCTTTCTTTGACCCATTCATTGACCTGGCTGCTAAGGGAAAAACAGATTATTCATCCGCAATCGATTCAAATGTATAATTGGCTGCTAAGCGAGGTAGTAACTGTGCCTCGGGCCTGA
- the rsfS gene encoding ribosome silencing factor codes for MELELKSIVQTLEEHKGEDIKVLEIGALSSIGDYFVLATALNQTHAQALAHYVEADVVKAGGEKPLRIEGLREGDWILMDYGDIVVHIFTADQRAYYGLEKLWGDANEYNIAPWLELVEQKRS; via the coding sequence TTGGAACTTGAACTGAAAAGTATTGTTCAAACACTTGAAGAACATAAAGGCGAAGATATTAAGGTGTTGGAAATTGGCGCTTTATCCAGCATTGGCGATTATTTTGTATTGGCAACTGCCTTGAATCAGACACATGCCCAGGCCTTGGCACATTACGTGGAAGCGGATGTGGTTAAAGCCGGCGGTGAAAAACCGCTGCGCATTGAAGGTTTGCGCGAAGGCGATTGGATTCTTATGGACTATGGCGATATTGTGGTCCATATCTTCACTGCCGATCAACGTGCTTACTACGGGTTGGAAAAACTGTGGGGCGATGCCAATGAATATAACATTGCACCTTGGCTTGAACTTGTCGAACAGAAACGCTCATGA
- a CDS encoding YhbY family RNA-binding protein gives MTVLTKKQIKGLRKMAQTTKGTVQVGKSGVTDGTLINLNEALLAHELVKVTVLKNSTDAIGDIAEALADASEAVLVQVIGRQIVLYKQNPDKPFIELADL, from the coding sequence GTGACAGTCTTAACAAAGAAGCAGATCAAAGGTTTGCGCAAAATGGCGCAAACCACAAAAGGGACGGTGCAAGTCGGAAAGAGTGGTGTTACTGACGGCACCTTAATTAATTTAAATGAAGCGCTACTGGCCCATGAATTGGTCAAAGTGACCGTTTTAAAAAATTCCACCGATGCTATTGGGGATATTGCTGAAGCCTTGGCCGATGCATCTGAAGCCGTTCTTGTTCAGGTGATTGGTCGTCAGATTGTACTCTACAAGCAAAATCCTGATAAACCGTTCATCGAACTGGCGGACCTGTAA
- a CDS encoding purine-nucleoside phosphorylase: MDQVLSVALQPIIDAGPRIGIVLGSGLNNFAEEINNAISIPYTDIPGLKASTAPGHRGRFVVGHLSGVPVLAMQGRLHYYEGYQMSDVVYPIRLMHRLGIRTLLLSNAAGGINENFSVGDLMLIKDHINFMGTNPLIGPVQADELRFPDMTYGYDPGLQDIFRNAAADLGISLCEGVYLGTSGPSYETPAEIRAFRSLGADAVGMSTVPEVITANALKMKVAAVSCIANMAAGILPERLTEEDVLAAGKLVEKKFSALLRRAVESLEE, encoded by the coding sequence ATGGATCAAGTTCTTTCCGTTGCTCTCCAGCCAATTATCGATGCCGGACCGCGCATTGGTATTGTTTTAGGATCCGGATTAAATAACTTTGCCGAGGAAATAAATAACGCCATCTCCATCCCTTATACAGATATTCCGGGTTTAAAAGCTTCTACTGCACCGGGTCATCGAGGCCGTTTCGTTGTCGGGCACTTGTCGGGTGTGCCGGTATTGGCTATGCAGGGGCGGTTACATTATTATGAAGGATATCAAATGTCGGATGTGGTCTATCCCATTCGCTTGATGCATCGCCTGGGCATTCGAACCTTGCTCTTGTCGAATGCTGCTGGAGGAATTAACGAAAATTTTTCAGTTGGCGATTTAATGCTGATTAAAGACCATATCAATTTTATGGGCACCAATCCGCTGATCGGTCCGGTACAGGCTGACGAACTGCGGTTTCCGGACATGACCTATGGATATGACCCTGGTTTACAGGATATTTTTCGAAATGCAGCTGCAGACCTGGGCATTTCTTTATGCGAGGGCGTTTACCTGGGTACGTCAGGACCCAGTTATGAAACGCCTGCGGAAATTAGAGCCTTTCGCAGCTTAGGTGCTGATGCCGTTGGCATGTCAACGGTGCCGGAGGTCATTACGGCTAATGCGCTTAAAATGAAAGTGGCAGCTGTGTCCTGTATTGCTAATATGGCGGCCGGCATTTTACCGGAACGTTTAACAGAAGAAGATGTCTTGGCGGCGGGGAAATTGGTTGAGAAAAAATTTTCCGCTTTGCTTCGCCGGGCAGTTGAATCTCTGGAGGAATAG
- the ftsX gene encoding permease-like cell division protein FtsX — MKWINHMMYGLRDTFRALTRHKAMAGLTTLTIAITLFILGAVILFALNSQAASQKVESELEMVAYLKQDLDNETIAKLGDEIAKLPEVTTVKFVSKEEAIDNLNARFQADDNLKESLEGDNPLPDSYRIKLENAQDSTAVANKIKGMQGIEELRYGEDLVRNVVQLNHSVKVFVLIAVLLMLFAALFLISSTISLTVAGRRDEIYIMSLIGATGGIIRMPFFLEGIIIGATGSILSIAALYFGYSKLEMYISHLLPFLPIYVNMPVIYALMGVLLAIGIVLGAVGSAFAVRKHLNV, encoded by the coding sequence ATGAAGTGGATTAATCATATGATGTACGGCCTGCGCGATACCTTTCGGGCGCTCACACGCCATAAAGCCATGGCCGGTTTGACGACACTGACCATAGCCATTACTCTTTTTATTCTCGGTGCGGTGATTTTATTTGCCTTAAACAGCCAGGCTGCGTCTCAAAAGGTTGAGTCTGAACTGGAAATGGTGGCTTATCTCAAGCAAGATTTGGATAATGAAACCATTGCAAAGTTGGGTGATGAGATTGCCAAACTGCCTGAAGTTACAACGGTTAAATTTGTCAGCAAAGAAGAGGCCATTGATAATTTAAATGCGCGTTTTCAAGCCGATGATAATTTAAAAGAATCGCTTGAAGGTGATAACCCCCTACCGGATTCTTACCGGATAAAATTAGAAAATGCCCAGGACAGTACTGCTGTAGCCAATAAAATCAAAGGTATGCAGGGCATTGAAGAGTTGCGTTATGGTGAGGACTTGGTACGTAATGTGGTCCAATTAAACCATTCTGTCAAAGTTTTTGTGCTGATTGCGGTTTTATTGATGCTTTTTGCCGCCTTATTTTTGATCAGCAGTACCATTAGCTTAACAGTTGCCGGCCGGCGGGATGAAATTTACATCATGTCTTTAATTGGGGCAACCGGCGGGATTATTCGCATGCCATTTTTTTTAGAAGGGATTATCATTGGGGCAACCGGTTCAATCCTCTCTATTGCGGCCTTGTATTTTGGGTATAGTAAATTAGAGATGTATATTTCTCATTTATTGCCATTTCTACCCATTTACGTGAATATGCCTGTTATTTATGCTTTGATGGGCGTTCTGTTGGCCATTGGCATCGTTTTAGGCGCTGTCGGCAGTGCATTTGCAGTTCGCAAGCATTTGAATGTGTAA
- a CDS encoding class II aldolase/adducin family protein has protein sequence MVDWLAERMLVEAAHALAQDHLVTATDGNLSMRSRETYLITPSGCEKRALEVKDLSHLTIDGKLVEGPAPSSEWAFHLAIYAKRPEINAVCHAHPDMATALASQDLAERPRLLFDAERRFPRIAYIPRLAPGSAELAEAVGRAAAECDAILLADHGAITWGENPQVAVHQMAALERWARTICILENRCM, from the coding sequence ATGGTTGACTGGCTGGCAGAACGAATGTTGGTTGAAGCGGCACACGCACTGGCGCAAGATCATTTGGTAACCGCAACGGACGGCAATTTGAGCATGCGGTCTAGGGAGACCTACCTGATTACGCCAAGCGGTTGCGAAAAGCGCGCCTTAGAGGTGAAAGATCTTAGCCATCTGACCATTGATGGAAAGCTGGTTGAAGGTCCGGCCCCCAGTAGCGAATGGGCTTTTCACCTGGCCATCTATGCTAAGCGTCCGGAAATAAATGCCGTCTGTCATGCCCACCCGGACATGGCCACTGCTTTGGCATCGCAAGATTTAGCAGAGCGTCCGCGCCTGTTATTTGATGCCGAAAGACGGTTTCCCCGGATCGCTTATATTCCACGCCTCGCACCAGGCAGCGCGGAATTGGCGGAAGCCGTGGGCAGGGCTGCTGCGGAATGCGATGCGATTTTACTAGCGGATCATGGTGCCATTACCTGGGGAGAAAACCCGCAAGTAGCAGTTCACCAGATGGCAGCTTTAGAGCGGTGGGCCCGGACAATCTGTATTTTGGAAAACCGCTGCATGTAA
- the nadD gene encoding nicotinate (nicotinamide) nucleotide adenylyltransferase, which yields MKRLAFFGGSFNPPHKAHVMILAEIVQRFQFDQVVVAPASCPPHKQDEHQASFAHRLAMTELAFLGLPNVQVSDIEARRVGPSYSVETLKHLKRDYPDHALYMITGGDAYAQFCTWHHWQELLDTACLIIARRPGYALRGNQDLEAVAAKSRCGMILITVPQVPVSSTEIRQQIADGRLSDAALPETVADYIAKQGLYRLGD from the coding sequence GTGAAGCGCCTCGCTTTCTTTGGCGGTAGTTTTAATCCGCCGCATAAGGCTCATGTGATGATTTTGGCAGAGATTGTTCAACGCTTTCAATTTGATCAAGTGGTGGTTGCACCGGCCAGTTGTCCGCCACATAAACAAGATGAGCACCAGGCCTCTTTTGCCCATCGCCTGGCCATGACAGAGCTTGCCTTTTTAGGGCTTCCAAACGTTCAAGTGAGTGATATAGAAGCAAGACGTGTCGGCCCGTCTTACAGTGTTGAAACCCTAAAGCATCTTAAACGAGACTACCCTGACCATGCGCTTTACATGATTACCGGTGGTGATGCCTATGCACAATTTTGCACCTGGCATCATTGGCAAGAGCTTTTGGATACGGCATGTCTGATCATAGCCCGCAGACCGGGCTATGCCTTGCGTGGCAACCAGGACTTGGAGGCGGTGGCTGCGAAAAGCCGCTGCGGCATGATTTTGATAACCGTTCCGCAAGTGCCGGTTTCGTCTACGGAAATACGGCAACAGATTGCCGACGGCCGGTTGAGCGATGCGGCGCTGCCGGAAACCGTAGCTGATTATATTGCGAAACAAGGGTTATACCGGTTGGGAGACTGA
- the ftsE gene encoding cell division ATP-binding protein FtsE, producing MIQFQNVKKRFKNGTVALEDINLTIHDGEFVYIVGMSGAGKSTLIKLLLKEYDVSAGHITVDGLRLDQIPRWKIPAYRRNIGFVFQNFRLLSDRTAYENVAFACECMGLSSREVRRKSREALQFVGLRDRMRHRPDELSAGEQQRVSIARAVINNPRIVICDEPTGNLDHQTAAGIMQLMENIHQTGATVLMATHDRRLMDNHIHRVVSLADGHIVGDTRPTTRGLRHEVD from the coding sequence ATGATTCAATTTCAAAACGTAAAGAAGCGGTTTAAAAACGGTACAGTTGCGCTGGAGGACATCAATTTAACCATACACGACGGTGAATTTGTCTATATCGTTGGTATGAGCGGGGCCGGAAAGTCCACCTTGATTAAACTGCTGCTGAAAGAGTATGATGTTTCAGCTGGGCATATCACAGTTGATGGCTTGCGTCTGGACCAGATTCCCAGGTGGAAAATTCCTGCTTACCGACGCAATATTGGCTTTGTTTTTCAAAACTTTCGACTCCTTTCAGATCGTACCGCTTATGAAAACGTGGCTTTTGCCTGTGAATGCATGGGCTTGAGCAGCCGGGAGGTACGGCGCAAAAGCAGGGAGGCCCTGCAATTTGTCGGATTACGGGACCGGATGCGTCACCGTCCGGATGAATTGTCTGCCGGTGAACAACAGCGGGTGTCCATTGCGCGAGCGGTTATCAATAATCCGCGCATTGTCATTTGTGATGAACCGACAGGGAATTTAGACCATCAAACCGCTGCCGGAATTATGCAACTGATGGAAAATATTCATCAAACAGGTGCTACGGTACTTATGGCGACCCATGACAGACGTTTGATGGACAACCATATTCATCGTGTGGTCAGTTTAGCCGATGGGCATATTGTTGGCGATACACGACCGACTACAAGGGGGCTACGCCATGAAGTGGATTAA
- a CDS encoding glutamate-5-semialdehyde dehydrogenase, translating into MALEQMARNAKAASKVLALSDHVMKNNALKEMAEALLLEKAYLQNENNKDMQAAKEAHMSKALIDRLLLTDQRIEDMANGLKALCDMPDPIGRVDESWRTENGLEISRRSVPLGVILMIYEARPNVTADAAGLCLKSGNAVILRGSRSALHSNIAIVSVLKRALAETGIPTDAIQFVEDTDHEVVGELLRMNEWIDLAIPRGGSGLIQSVVRQASIPVIETGVGNCHLYIDASADLSKGQAILLNGKVQRPGVCNALETLLVHADIADQFLPQALETLKAAGVEIRGCSRTMAYGKDIIAASEEDYATEFHDLILAVKIVDSFADAVSHINRYSSGHSDVIVTDSYSRAQAFLNEIDAACVYVNASSRFSDGSEFGFGAEIGISTQKMHARGPMGIAALTSYKYTICGEGQIRE; encoded by the coding sequence ATGGCACTGGAACAAATGGCACGTAATGCAAAAGCCGCATCCAAAGTATTGGCCTTAAGTGATCACGTTATGAAAAATAATGCTTTAAAAGAAATGGCTGAAGCTTTACTCTTGGAAAAGGCCTATTTGCAAAACGAAAATAATAAAGATATGCAGGCGGCCAAAGAGGCGCATATGTCCAAGGCATTAATAGACAGACTTTTATTAACAGACCAGCGGATTGAAGATATGGCAAACGGGCTAAAAGCCTTGTGTGATATGCCCGACCCCATTGGTCGAGTTGATGAATCCTGGCGCACAGAGAACGGCTTGGAAATTTCCCGTCGGTCGGTGCCCTTAGGGGTTATTTTAATGATTTATGAAGCACGCCCGAATGTCACAGCTGACGCGGCAGGTCTTTGCCTGAAAAGCGGTAATGCAGTTATTTTACGCGGCAGCCGGTCGGCCCTCCATTCGAATATTGCCATCGTATCCGTTTTGAAGCGTGCTTTAGCAGAAACGGGCATACCGACAGATGCCATCCAATTTGTGGAAGATACCGATCACGAGGTTGTTGGCGAACTTTTACGCATGAATGAGTGGATTGACCTGGCCATTCCTCGGGGTGGTTCAGGTTTGATTCAAAGCGTGGTGCGTCAAGCCAGCATTCCGGTCATTGAAACAGGCGTTGGCAATTGCCACCTATATATAGATGCGTCAGCAGATTTAAGCAAGGGACAGGCCATCTTATTAAATGGGAAAGTCCAGCGCCCGGGGGTTTGCAATGCTTTGGAAACCTTGTTGGTGCATGCAGATATTGCCGATCAATTTTTACCTCAAGCCTTGGAAACCTTAAAGGCCGCCGGCGTTGAAATTCGCGGTTGCAGTCGGACCATGGCCTACGGTAAGGACATTATTGCTGCCAGTGAGGAAGACTATGCCACAGAGTTCCACGATTTAATTCTGGCCGTAAAAATTGTAGACAGTTTTGCCGATGCGGTCAGCCATATCAACCGCTACAGCAGCGGTCATTCAGATGTTATTGTGACAGACAGCTATAGCCGTGCCCAGGCCTTCCTCAATGAAATTGACGCAGCCTGTGTATATGTCAACGCTTCCAGTCGCTTTAGTGACGGTAGTGAATTTGGCTTTGGGGCAGAAATTGGCATCAGCACCCAGAAAATGCATGCCCGTGGACCGATGGGCATTGCAGCCTTGACCAGCTATAAATACACCATTTGCGGGGAAGGACAGATTCGCGAGTGA
- the proB gene encoding glutamate 5-kinase produces the protein MGTHNHIRRIVVKVGTSTLIHDNGKPNLRRINQLVETLVDLSNYGVECILVSSGAIGIGMSHLRLAHRGKTLSEKQALAAVGQGLLMHIYERKFSEFGATAAQILLTRDDLSDRRRFLNARNTIHELLKLDVVPVINENDTVSVDEIRFGDNDSLAALVAILIDADLTILLTDVDGLYTDNPSLNPAAEKIERVPEITAELEKIAGTAGSYVGTGGMKTKIEAARIATSAGIPLVIASGKTPKIVYDIVHGKSVGTYFDAQPVTPHSRKSWIIYGARALGAVVVDEGAVSAIVDRGKSLLPAGILAVQGTFDQGDMVDIVSSHGKIIAKGISNYAASDIERIKGLQTSQVDKVLDGHSYDVVIHRDNMGLTH, from the coding sequence ATGGGGACGCATAATCATATTCGCCGGATTGTGGTAAAGGTGGGCACCAGTACCCTTATCCACGATAACGGAAAACCGAACTTACGGCGCATCAACCAGCTGGTTGAAACCTTGGTTGATTTGAGCAATTATGGGGTCGAATGTATCTTAGTTTCTTCTGGTGCCATCGGCATCGGTATGAGTCATTTGCGCTTAGCCCATCGCGGCAAGACCCTTTCTGAAAAGCAAGCTTTAGCGGCTGTGGGGCAGGGCTTGCTGATGCATATTTATGAACGCAAATTCAGTGAATTCGGCGCCACAGCGGCGCAAATTTTGCTGACGCGCGATGACTTATCCGATCGCCGGCGTTTCTTAAACGCACGCAATACCATTCATGAATTGCTCAAATTGGATGTGGTACCGGTCATCAATGAAAACGACACGGTTTCTGTCGATGAAATTCGCTTTGGTGATAACGATTCCTTGGCGGCCCTGGTGGCTATCTTAATTGACGCTGATTTAACCATCCTCTTAACCGACGTAGATGGTCTTTATACGGATAATCCGAGCCTTAACCCGGCGGCTGAAAAAATAGAGCGGGTGCCGGAAATCACAGCAGAATTAGAAAAAATAGCGGGGACTGCCGGTTCTTATGTGGGGACAGGCGGCATGAAAACAAAAATTGAAGCAGCCCGCATCGCTACATCTGCCGGTATTCCCTTGGTGATTGCATCCGGAAAGACGCCCAAGATTGTCTACGATATTGTCCACGGCAAATCAGTGGGGACCTACTTTGACGCGCAGCCGGTAACCCCCCATAGTCGAAAGAGCTGGATTATTTACGGCGCTCGTGCCTTAGGGGCTGTTGTCGTTGACGAGGGTGCTGTCTCCGCCATTGTTGATAGAGGGAAAAGCTTGTTGCCTGCAGGTATTCTTGCCGTGCAAGGGACCTTTGACCAGGGAGACATGGTAGACATTGTTTCATCTCATGGTAAAATAATAGCAAAAGGAATTTCAAATTACGCAGCATCAGACATTGAACGCATCAAAGGCTTGCAAACAAGTCAAGTGGATAAAGTATTAGATGGACACAGCTATGATGTGGTGATTCATCGCGACAATATGGGCTTGACCCATTGA